Proteins from a genomic interval of Longimicrobiaceae bacterium:
- the nrfD gene encoding NrfD/PsrC family molybdoenzyme membrane anchor subunit → MANALRSVFHPDIKGYADVNRDALRLLNKPGKGYLALLGVSIFLVGLMVIAEGFQIAYGLGLAGLNNTVGWGTFITTFVFWVGIGHAGTLISAILFLFRAAWRQSIYRFAEAMTVFAVLTAGLFPILHVGRPWVAYWLIPYPNQRGLWPNLRSPLDWDLFAISTYLTVSSTFFFVGLIPDIAAARDSATVPWRKKVYTILSLGWRGTDREWKHFTRAYLFLAALATPLVLSVHSVVSWDFAVSIVPGWHTTIFAPYFVAGAILSGVAMVVTLMVPVRKIFHLEAYFTQLHFDRLAKLLLLTSLIVGYAYGMEYFMAWYSGELFERDVFLDRVTGDYWWAGWSMITFNAIVPQLLWIPKVRQNLNAFFIISIVVNIGMWYERFVIIVPSLSHSYMPWMWMNYHMSWTEAAILMGSFGWFFMWFLLFLRFLPGLSIAEIKEVLPPPMKHHDPAEHTAKADPMELVEDLPTGYKEFEQR, encoded by the coding sequence ATGGCCAACGCACTTCGGTCCGTCTTCCACCCGGACATCAAGGGGTACGCGGACGTCAACCGCGACGCCCTGCGGCTCCTGAACAAGCCGGGGAAGGGGTACCTCGCCCTCCTCGGCGTCTCGATCTTCCTGGTCGGCCTGATGGTGATCGCGGAAGGGTTCCAGATCGCCTACGGCCTGGGGCTCGCCGGGCTCAACAACACGGTGGGGTGGGGGACGTTCATCACCACCTTCGTGTTCTGGGTAGGCATCGGCCACGCGGGGACGCTGATCTCCGCGATCCTCTTCCTGTTCCGCGCGGCCTGGCGGCAGTCCATCTACCGCTTCGCGGAGGCGATGACCGTCTTCGCGGTGCTCACGGCGGGGCTGTTCCCGATCCTGCACGTCGGGCGGCCCTGGGTGGCGTACTGGCTGATCCCGTACCCGAACCAGCGGGGGCTCTGGCCGAACCTCCGCTCCCCGCTGGACTGGGACCTGTTCGCGATCAGCACGTACCTGACCGTCTCCTCCACGTTCTTCTTCGTGGGGCTGATCCCGGACATCGCGGCCGCGCGGGATTCCGCCACGGTGCCCTGGCGCAAGAAGGTGTACACCATCCTGTCGCTCGGATGGCGGGGGACGGACCGCGAGTGGAAGCACTTCACCCGGGCGTACCTCTTCCTGGCCGCCCTCGCGACCCCGCTGGTGCTCTCCGTGCACTCGGTGGTGTCGTGGGACTTCGCGGTCTCGATCGTCCCGGGGTGGCACACCACCATCTTCGCCCCGTACTTCGTTGCGGGCGCGATCCTCTCCGGCGTGGCGATGGTGGTCACGCTGATGGTGCCGGTGCGGAAGATCTTCCACCTGGAGGCGTACTTCACGCAGCTGCACTTCGACCGGCTCGCCAAGCTCCTCCTGCTGACCTCGCTGATCGTGGGGTACGCCTACGGGATGGAGTACTTCATGGCGTGGTACTCCGGCGAGCTCTTCGAGCGCGACGTGTTCCTGGACCGCGTCACCGGCGACTACTGGTGGGCGGGGTGGTCCATGATCACCTTCAACGCCATCGTGCCGCAGCTCCTCTGGATCCCCAAGGTCCGCCAGAACCTGAACGCGTTCTTCATCATCTCGATCGTCGTCAACATCGGGATGTGGTACGAGCGCTTCGTCATCATCGTCCCGTCGCTGTCGCACTCCTACATGCCGTGGATGTGGATGAACTACCACATGTCGTGGACGGAGGCGGCGATCCTGATGGGGAGCTTCGGCTGGTTTTTCATGTGGTTCCTTCTCTTCCTGCGCTTCCTGCCCGGTCTGTCGATCGCGGAGATCAAGGAGGTGCTCCCGCCGCCGATGAAGCACCACGACCCGGCGGAGCACACCGCGAAGGCCGACCCGATGGAGCTGGTGGAGGACCTCCCGACGGGCTACAAGGAGTTCGAGCAGCGATGA
- a CDS encoding CoA-binding protein has product MADWRDNLVEDGAGARELLRDARRVAVLGIKTGAAAGQPAHYVPQYLQQAGYEIVPVPVYYPNATEILGEKVYRSVAEIPGEVDLVVVFRRSEDVPPHVDDLLAAKPRAVWMQSGIRNDEAARRLAEAGIRVVQNRCTMVEHRYLGRG; this is encoded by the coding sequence ATGGCGGACTGGCGAGACAACCTGGTGGAGGACGGCGCGGGGGCGCGCGAGCTGCTGCGCGACGCCCGCCGCGTGGCGGTGCTCGGGATCAAGACCGGGGCCGCGGCGGGTCAGCCCGCCCACTACGTCCCGCAGTACCTGCAGCAGGCTGGATACGAGATCGTTCCCGTCCCCGTCTACTATCCCAACGCCACGGAGATCCTGGGAGAGAAGGTGTACCGCTCCGTCGCCGAGATCCCGGGGGAGGTGGACCTGGTGGTGGTCTTCCGGCGCTCCGAGGACGTCCCGCCGCACGTGGACGACCTGCTCGCCGCCAAGCCCAGGGCGGTGTGGATGCAGAGCGGGATCCGCAACGACGAAGCGGCGCGGCGCCTGGCCGAGGCGGGGATCCGGGTGGTGCAGAACCGCTGCACCATGGTGGAGCACCGGTACCTCGGCCGCGGATAG
- a CDS encoding DedA family protein: MDGNWIEQYGYLAVFVGGILEGETTFVIAGYAASRGYLEVLPTYLAAVAGAMTGDLTYFWLGRWQGPRLVRAFPALRKLRARAVLILRRWGRATAFLARFAYGLRIVLPISMGAARMRFPVFAAFNLLGSLCFAALYLALGYLFGETVEGMLLRVRPFEKWILLGLLALGAAIWAAREWKLFHPKPEDEVPGPIVERLEEEVGKELRGKK, translated from the coding sequence ATGGACGGCAACTGGATCGAGCAGTACGGGTACCTGGCGGTGTTCGTCGGGGGGATCCTGGAGGGGGAGACGACCTTCGTCATCGCCGGATACGCCGCGAGCCGCGGCTACCTGGAAGTCCTACCCACCTACCTGGCCGCGGTGGCCGGGGCGATGACGGGCGACCTCACCTACTTCTGGCTCGGCCGGTGGCAGGGACCGCGGCTGGTGCGCGCCTTCCCCGCGCTCCGCAAGCTGCGCGCGCGCGCCGTGCTGATCCTGCGCCGCTGGGGCCGTGCCACCGCGTTCCTCGCGCGCTTCGCCTACGGGCTGCGGATCGTCCTCCCTATCAGCATGGGCGCGGCGCGGATGCGCTTCCCCGTGTTCGCCGCCTTCAACCTACTGGGCTCGCTCTGCTTCGCGGCGCTGTACCTGGCGCTGGGGTACCTGTTCGGGGAAACGGTCGAGGGGATGCTGCTCCGGGTGCGCCCGTTCGAGAAGTGGATCCTGCTGGGGCTGCTGGCGCTGGGGGCGGCGATCTGGGCGGCCCGGGAGTGGAAGCTCTTCCACCCGAAGCCGGAGGACGAGGTGCCGGGGCCCATCGTGGAGCGGCTGGAGGAGGAGGTGGGGAAGGAGCTGCGGGGAAAGAAGTAG
- a CDS encoding 4Fe-4S dicluster domain-containing protein, producing the protein MSDGMKRRDFLKVLGASGAGVAAAGCDALPPLGRGGEAEKLIPFVVPSEDIVPGVPTFYASTCRECPAGCGIFVETHSGRATKVEGNPDHPVSHGNLCPRGQASVQGLYHPDRYTGPFVLEPGLTPRNISWGTAEAELAERIRRARPGSVVFLTGDYTGTKERLVNEFVAATGIRRVVYDPLGEQPRGLNFANANFLISFGADFLETWGSPVDYAWQFAQMHSYRNGRRGKFVWVGPHRPLTGLNADQWVAPRPGTEAAIALAMSGAMDVATAAQQTGVEAAVIEQLAREFRAGGGVALGPGVATSGPNASALQAAVDRLNGRATPAPTRAGMRGVLQLVEQMRAGQVEMLLIDVWNPAYTLPGGVKFAEALQRVPFKVSFSTFPDDTSRLCNMVLPDHHFLEAWDDYVPYQGVYEIVQPALRPVFNTKQVGDVLLSVAQQLGGAAAGVATVNTYYEYLRANFPGGAEAWRAAVKNGGVYPGIQREAAPGESGLPSGFAPPAANPEAAPAPADPAVAVPLAAAPTVVAGPAPSFEPVQFEGAADANFHLVVYPSTRFYDGRTANRPWLLELPDPVTKVPWQSWVEIHPQAAREMKIERGDLLEVSTPYGSLQTYAYIYPGVRPDTVAIQMGLGHEAFGRFTEGRGVNPNVLLGAAMERTTGAFAPYGQRVRVRKVRSADRHTPIPNRLPEGLFEVGSRLQHDREIAQAVSLAKLAEADGHNPGFIPGSRESIHALKGNGGFAPVPTNTDPSAYPAPGTHYGEYVETERRWAMTINLDRCIGCSACVVACNAENNVPVVGPDEVAKGRMLHWLRIERYFGVSRDKEEAYRDEATDDVRFLPMLCQHCGNAPCEPVCPVYAAYHTPDGLNAQVYNRCVGTRYCENNCPYKVRVFNWFTYDFPTPLNWQLNPDVAVREKGVMEKCTFCVQRIHEAERDAAVENRPLRDGEVVPACVQTCPTEVFTFGDITDPDSLVAKTAASNRSYRVLDLLNTQPAIVYLKKVTLHEPRNGGHADHGAPATTGTGAGAAH; encoded by the coding sequence ATGTCTGACGGAATGAAGAGGCGTGACTTCCTCAAGGTCCTGGGGGCCTCCGGGGCCGGGGTGGCGGCGGCCGGCTGCGACGCCCTCCCGCCGCTTGGCCGCGGCGGGGAGGCGGAGAAGCTGATCCCGTTCGTCGTGCCCTCCGAGGACATCGTCCCCGGCGTCCCCACCTTCTACGCGAGCACCTGCCGCGAGTGCCCGGCCGGCTGCGGGATCTTCGTGGAGACGCACTCCGGGCGCGCCACCAAGGTGGAGGGGAACCCGGACCACCCCGTCTCCCACGGGAACCTGTGCCCCCGCGGGCAGGCCTCCGTGCAGGGGCTCTACCACCCCGACCGCTACACCGGCCCCTTCGTGCTGGAGCCGGGGCTCACCCCGCGCAACATCAGCTGGGGCACCGCCGAGGCCGAGTTGGCCGAGCGGATCCGCCGGGCGCGCCCGGGGAGCGTGGTCTTCCTGACCGGCGACTACACGGGGACCAAGGAGCGGCTCGTCAACGAGTTCGTCGCCGCCACGGGGATCCGCCGGGTGGTCTACGACCCGCTCGGGGAGCAGCCGCGCGGGCTGAACTTCGCGAACGCGAACTTCCTGATCTCCTTCGGCGCGGACTTCCTGGAGACCTGGGGCTCCCCGGTCGACTACGCCTGGCAGTTCGCCCAGATGCACTCGTACCGGAACGGCCGGCGCGGGAAGTTCGTCTGGGTGGGTCCGCACCGCCCGCTCACCGGCCTCAACGCCGACCAGTGGGTGGCGCCGCGGCCCGGGACCGAGGCCGCCATCGCGCTGGCCATGTCGGGCGCGATGGACGTAGCGACCGCCGCGCAGCAGACCGGCGTGGAGGCCGCCGTGATCGAGCAGCTGGCGCGCGAGTTCCGCGCCGGGGGCGGCGTGGCGCTCGGGCCGGGCGTCGCCACCTCCGGCCCGAACGCGAGCGCCCTGCAGGCGGCCGTGGACCGCCTCAACGGGCGGGCGACCCCCGCCCCCACCCGCGCCGGGATGCGCGGCGTGCTCCAGCTGGTGGAGCAGATGCGCGCCGGGCAGGTGGAGATGCTCCTGATCGACGTCTGGAACCCGGCGTACACCCTCCCCGGCGGGGTGAAGTTCGCGGAGGCGCTGCAGCGCGTCCCCTTCAAGGTGAGCTTCTCCACCTTCCCGGACGACACCTCCAGGCTGTGCAACATGGTCCTCCCCGACCACCACTTCCTGGAGGCGTGGGACGACTACGTGCCGTACCAGGGGGTGTACGAGATCGTGCAGCCCGCCCTGCGGCCGGTGTTCAACACCAAGCAGGTGGGCGACGTGCTCCTGTCGGTGGCGCAGCAGCTCGGCGGCGCCGCAGCGGGCGTCGCGACGGTGAACACCTACTACGAATACCTGCGGGCCAACTTCCCCGGCGGGGCGGAGGCGTGGCGGGCGGCGGTGAAGAACGGCGGCGTGTACCCGGGGATCCAGCGGGAGGCCGCACCGGGCGAGTCGGGGCTCCCCTCCGGCTTCGCGCCGCCCGCGGCGAACCCGGAGGCGGCGCCCGCCCCGGCCGATCCGGCGGTTGCGGTCCCGCTGGCGGCGGCGCCCACGGTGGTGGCGGGGCCCGCGCCGAGCTTCGAGCCGGTACAGTTCGAGGGGGCCGCCGACGCCAACTTCCACCTGGTCGTCTACCCGTCCACCCGGTTCTACGACGGGCGCACCGCCAACCGGCCGTGGCTTCTGGAGCTTCCGGACCCGGTGACCAAGGTGCCCTGGCAGTCGTGGGTGGAGATCCACCCGCAGGCGGCCCGCGAGATGAAGATCGAGCGCGGCGACCTCCTGGAGGTCTCCACTCCCTACGGGTCGCTCCAGACCTACGCCTACATCTACCCGGGGGTCCGTCCCGACACCGTGGCCATCCAGATGGGGCTGGGGCACGAGGCGTTCGGCCGGTTCACGGAGGGGCGCGGGGTGAACCCCAACGTCCTGCTGGGCGCGGCCATGGAGCGCACCACCGGGGCGTTCGCTCCCTACGGCCAGCGGGTGCGCGTACGCAAGGTGCGGAGCGCGGACCGGCACACCCCGATCCCCAACCGGCTCCCGGAGGGGCTCTTCGAGGTCGGCAGCCGGCTCCAGCACGACCGGGAGATCGCGCAGGCGGTCTCCCTCGCGAAGCTCGCCGAGGCGGACGGGCACAATCCGGGCTTCATCCCGGGGTCCCGGGAGTCGATTCACGCCCTGAAGGGGAACGGCGGCTTCGCTCCCGTCCCGACGAACACCGACCCCTCGGCGTACCCGGCCCCGGGCACCCACTACGGGGAGTACGTCGAGACGGAGCGCCGCTGGGCGATGACGATCAACCTGGACCGGTGCATCGGGTGCTCCGCCTGCGTGGTCGCCTGCAACGCCGAGAACAACGTCCCGGTGGTCGGCCCCGACGAGGTCGCGAAGGGGCGCATGCTCCACTGGCTCCGCATCGAGCGCTACTTCGGGGTGAGCCGGGACAAGGAGGAGGCGTACCGGGACGAGGCCACGGACGACGTGCGCTTCCTGCCGATGCTCTGCCAGCACTGCGGAAACGCCCCGTGCGAGCCCGTCTGCCCGGTGTACGCGGCGTACCACACGCCGGACGGCCTCAACGCCCAGGTCTACAACCGGTGCGTCGGGACGCGGTACTGCGAGAACAACTGCCCGTACAAGGTCCGCGTCTTCAACTGGTTCACGTACGACTTCCCGACGCCGCTCAACTGGCAGCTCAACCCGGACGTGGCGGTGCGCGAGAAGGGCGTCATGGAGAAGTGCACCTTCTGCGTCCAGCGGATCCACGAGGCCGAGCGCGACGCCGCGGTGGAGAACCGGCCGCTCCGCGACGGGGAGGTGGTCCCGGCCTGCGTGCAGACCTGCCCGACCGAGGTGTTCACCTTCGGGGACATCACGGACCCGGACAGTCTGGTGGCGAAGACGGCGGCCTCCAACCGCAGCTACCGCGTGCTCGACCTCCTCAACACGCAGCCTGCCATCGTCTACCTCAAGAAGGTGACGCTGCACGAGCCGCGCAACGGCGGCCACGCCGACCACGGAGCGCCTGCCACGACCGGCACGGGCGCCGGGGCAGCACACTGA
- a CDS encoding DUF3341 domain-containing protein, translating into MKRPTTGVLGIFPHLDTAIEAIRRLRREGYELTVYSPTPRHEIEEALELPESSVRIFTLVGAFTGTAAGAALAVWTALDWPLITGGLPIVSLPAYSVIMFEVTVLIGALSTVAGLFLNARLPRLGRQPALYHPSFSAGNFGVFAHTRPDRYDAVRTILTESGSEEVLVDQR; encoded by the coding sequence ATGAAAAGACCAACCACGGGCGTCCTGGGGATCTTTCCCCACCTGGACACCGCCATCGAGGCGATCCGGCGGCTGCGCCGCGAAGGGTACGAGCTGACCGTCTACTCGCCGACGCCCCGGCACGAGATCGAGGAGGCGCTGGAGCTCCCGGAGAGCTCGGTCCGCATCTTCACGCTGGTGGGCGCCTTCACGGGGACAGCCGCCGGGGCCGCGCTCGCCGTGTGGACGGCGCTGGACTGGCCGCTGATCACCGGCGGCCTGCCGATCGTGTCGCTCCCGGCCTACAGCGTGATCATGTTCGAGGTGACGGTGCTGATCGGGGCGCTGTCGACGGTGGCGGGCCTCTTCCTGAACGCCCGGCTCCCGCGGCTGGGACGCCAGCCGGCGCTGTACCACCCGTCCTTCTCGGCCGGGAACTTCGGCGTGTTCGCCCACACCCGCCCGGACCGCTACGACGCGGTCCGGACGATCCTGACGGAGAGCGGCTCCGAGGAGGTCCTCGTTGATCAGAGATAA
- a CDS encoding 3-hydroxyacyl-CoA dehydrogenase NAD-binding domain-containing protein codes for MAATETPVETAARMVRMEIEDGIAVIRLDQPGKPVNVISAQMMEEMAEVLDRLEAREGGARAAVIVSEKPGIWIAGADIEEFTRIRTAADGEAMSRAGHALLNRLERLAIPVVAAIDGAALGGGLEVALACDYRMATSSPKTKLGLPEVQLGILPGAGGTQRLPRLVGIANALDLMLTGKNLDGRRAMRLGLVDEVVPAPALLREAKRAARELAEGTRKPRAGRSRGSPDWKEGLPGVGAMIFRKAREGVMSKTKGLYPAPLRILEVVERGLDRPLDEGLELEARAFGELSVTPESRSLVHLFFAKTGAENKPGLGEGVKPRKAERVAVVGAGFMGAGIAAASAETGMRVRLKDVKPEAVAKGLRTARDILTKRARRKKRPRYEVTQLVDRVEPTSEYTGFGNVDLVVEAVFEDVQVKHTVLREIEAVIPEDAVLGSNTSTIPIRRLAEAVSRPQNVLGLHFFSPVEKMPLLEIIVTDQTDPQVAATGHAYGKRLGKTPIIVNDSPGFYANRILSPYMAEAALLLEEGVRMEDIDRAMTAWGYPVGPITLYDEVGLDVAAKAGKIMAESFADRMVPSTVLEKVVADGRLGRKNGRGFYRYEEGERKGPDESVYALIGSPPRREAPREEIQERLALIMVNEAVRTLEEGVLRSARDGDVGAIMGIGFPPFRGGPFWYVDQTGADRVLARLRALEEKHGRRFAPAALLVQKAESGEKFFPEAGGE; via the coding sequence ATGGCAGCCACGGAGACCCCGGTGGAAACCGCCGCGCGGATGGTCCGCATGGAGATCGAGGACGGGATCGCCGTCATCCGCCTCGACCAGCCGGGGAAGCCGGTGAACGTCATCTCGGCGCAGATGATGGAGGAGATGGCAGAGGTGCTGGATCGCCTGGAGGCGCGCGAAGGCGGCGCCCGCGCGGCGGTGATCGTCTCCGAGAAGCCGGGCATCTGGATCGCCGGGGCCGACATCGAGGAGTTCACGCGGATCCGGACCGCCGCCGACGGGGAGGCGATGAGCCGCGCCGGGCACGCCCTGCTCAACCGGCTGGAGCGGCTCGCCATCCCCGTGGTGGCCGCCATCGACGGCGCGGCGCTCGGCGGGGGGCTGGAGGTGGCGCTCGCCTGCGACTACCGCATGGCGACCAGCTCGCCGAAGACCAAGCTGGGGCTCCCGGAGGTGCAGCTCGGCATCCTTCCCGGCGCCGGCGGGACCCAGCGCCTGCCGCGCCTCGTGGGAATCGCCAACGCGCTGGACCTGATGCTCACCGGGAAGAACCTGGACGGCCGCCGCGCCATGAGGCTGGGGCTGGTGGACGAGGTCGTCCCCGCGCCGGCGCTGCTGCGCGAGGCGAAGCGCGCCGCCCGCGAGCTGGCCGAGGGGACGCGGAAGCCGCGCGCCGGCCGCTCCCGCGGGTCGCCGGACTGGAAGGAGGGGCTCCCCGGCGTGGGCGCGATGATCTTCCGCAAGGCGCGCGAGGGGGTGATGAGCAAGACCAAGGGGCTGTACCCGGCGCCGCTGCGGATCCTGGAGGTGGTGGAGCGGGGGCTCGACCGGCCGCTGGACGAGGGGCTGGAGCTGGAAGCCAGGGCGTTCGGAGAGCTGAGCGTCACCCCGGAGTCGCGGAGCCTGGTGCACCTCTTCTTCGCCAAGACCGGCGCCGAGAACAAGCCCGGGCTGGGCGAGGGGGTGAAGCCCCGGAAGGCGGAGCGGGTCGCGGTGGTGGGCGCCGGGTTCATGGGCGCGGGGATCGCCGCCGCCTCCGCGGAGACCGGGATGCGCGTGCGCCTCAAGGACGTGAAGCCGGAGGCCGTGGCGAAGGGGCTCCGCACCGCGCGCGACATCCTGACCAAGCGGGCGCGGCGGAAGAAGCGCCCCCGCTACGAGGTGACGCAGCTCGTGGACCGGGTGGAGCCCACCTCCGAGTACACCGGCTTCGGGAACGTGGACCTGGTGGTGGAGGCCGTCTTCGAGGACGTGCAGGTGAAGCACACCGTGCTCCGCGAGATCGAGGCGGTGATCCCGGAGGACGCGGTCCTGGGCTCCAACACCTCCACCATCCCCATCCGGCGGCTGGCCGAGGCCGTGTCCCGCCCGCAGAACGTGCTGGGGCTGCACTTCTTCTCCCCCGTGGAGAAGATGCCGCTGCTGGAGATCATCGTCACGGACCAGACCGACCCGCAGGTGGCCGCCACCGGCCACGCCTACGGGAAGCGCCTGGGGAAGACGCCGATCATCGTCAACGATTCCCCCGGCTTCTACGCCAACCGCATCCTTTCGCCCTACATGGCCGAAGCCGCCCTCCTGCTGGAGGAAGGGGTGCGGATGGAGGACATCGACCGGGCGATGACGGCGTGGGGGTACCCGGTGGGGCCCATCACCCTGTACGACGAGGTGGGGCTCGACGTGGCCGCCAAGGCCGGGAAGATCATGGCCGAGTCCTTCGCCGACCGCATGGTGCCCAGCACGGTGCTCGAGAAGGTGGTGGCGGACGGGAGGCTGGGGCGGAAGAACGGCCGCGGCTTCTACCGCTACGAGGAGGGCGAGCGCAAGGGGCCGGACGAGAGCGTGTACGCGCTGATCGGCAGCCCGCCGCGCCGGGAGGCCCCCCGCGAGGAGATCCAGGAGCGGCTGGCCCTGATCATGGTCAACGAGGCCGTCCGCACGCTGGAGGAGGGGGTGCTGCGCAGCGCCCGCGACGGCGACGTGGGCGCCATCATGGGGATCGGCTTCCCGCCCTTCCGCGGCGGCCCCTTCTGGTACGTGGACCAGACCGGCGCCGACCGCGTCCTCGCCCGGCTGCGCGCGCTGGAGGAGAAGCACGGCCGCCGCTTCGCCCCGGCCGCGCTGCTGGTGCAGAAGGCGGAGAGCGGGGAGAAGTTCTTCCCGGAGGCGGGAGGCGAGTGA
- a CDS encoding cytochrome c3 family protein: protein MIRVLKFAGIALLALGVASCGGDPEASAPDQPIAFFHSVHAGQNQIPCMYCHTTADRSVDAGIPAVALCVGCHVPGSAVQPPENAQLAFPAAARDTMWNREATKLVDYWRRQEAIPWVRIHDLPEHVKFPHYMHVNAGLQCQTCHGPVQEMEKVYQFASLEMGWCVDCHRGESPLSEAEEAAVRSNSSYVRKIAALSAAGGDARGAQLAFGNQRASTDCFVCHY, encoded by the coding sequence ATGATCAGAGTCCTCAAGTTCGCAGGGATCGCTCTCCTCGCCCTCGGAGTCGCCAGCTGCGGGGGCGACCCGGAAGCGTCGGCGCCCGACCAGCCCATCGCGTTCTTCCACAGCGTGCACGCGGGGCAGAACCAGATCCCCTGCATGTACTGCCACACCACGGCGGACCGCTCGGTGGACGCCGGGATCCCCGCCGTGGCGCTCTGCGTCGGCTGCCACGTGCCGGGGAGCGCGGTGCAGCCCCCGGAGAACGCGCAGCTGGCCTTCCCGGCGGCGGCGAGGGACACCATGTGGAACCGGGAGGCCACCAAGCTGGTCGACTACTGGCGCCGCCAGGAGGCGATCCCCTGGGTCCGCATCCACGACCTCCCCGAGCACGTGAAGTTCCCGCACTACATGCACGTGAACGCGGGGCTGCAGTGCCAGACCTGCCACGGGCCGGTGCAGGAGATGGAGAAGGTGTACCAGTTCGCCTCGCTTGAGATGGGGTGGTGCGTCGACTGCCACCGGGGCGAGAGTCCGCTGTCGGAGGCGGAGGAAGCGGCGGTCCGGAGCAACTCCTCGTACGTCCGGAAGATCGCGGCGCTGAGCGCCGCGGGGGGCGACGCGCGCGGCGCTCAGCTGGCCTTTGGCAACCAGCGGGCGAGCACGGACTGCTTCGTCTGCCACTACTGA
- a CDS encoding cytochrome c, which yields MIRDNRRLLLPVLLGSALLSGCTDIEYAMGKLPFLAYMRESVAFDPYEGGPRLAPEGSIPVRSPNGDRPAAFAQTELQTVAAGLTNPYPVDEAFLRRGELAYERNCTVCHGPQGGGDGPVVGPNKFPFAPAINGAVTAAHSDGYLYGVTRVGRGLMPAYGYRMTEADMWAVVAYVRRLQGTAEPVTDAPQHSGAPRAGPTLTDTLIAPSAAPSPDAASTDTAGAQPR from the coding sequence TTGATCAGAGATAACCGCCGGCTGCTGCTGCCGGTCCTGCTGGGCTCCGCGCTCCTCTCCGGCTGCACGGACATCGAGTACGCCATGGGGAAGCTCCCCTTCCTGGCGTACATGCGCGAGAGCGTGGCCTTCGACCCGTACGAGGGCGGACCGCGCCTGGCCCCGGAGGGCTCCATCCCGGTGCGGAGCCCCAACGGCGACCGCCCCGCCGCCTTCGCGCAGACGGAGCTGCAGACGGTGGCGGCCGGGCTGACCAACCCGTACCCGGTGGACGAGGCGTTCCTCCGGCGCGGCGAGCTGGCCTACGAGCGGAACTGCACCGTCTGCCACGGCCCGCAGGGCGGCGGCGACGGCCCGGTGGTGGGGCCCAACAAGTTCCCCTTCGCGCCCGCGATCAACGGCGCCGTGACGGCGGCGCACTCGGACGGCTACCTCTACGGGGTGACCCGGGTGGGGCGCGGCCTGATGCCGGCGTACGGCTACCGCATGACCGAGGCGGACATGTGGGCCGTGGTCGCGTACGTCCGCCGCCTCCAGGGGACCGCGGAGCCGGTCACCGATGCGCCGCAGCATTCCGGCGCCCCGCGTGCCGGCCCCACCCTGACGGACACCCTGATCGCGCCGAGCGCCGCGCCCTCTCCGGACGCGGCGTCGACGGACACCGCCGGCGCGCAGCCGCGCTGA
- a CDS encoding MBL fold metallo-hydrolase, translated as MSGAVLEAAPGIHRISVPLPFPPHEVAAWLIEGEDGHTLVDTGMDTPTARAALRGGAERLGVGPGDLAHVLLTHVHIDHYGLAGPVRAWSGARVAIHEREEALARRFVDDWPEDRKGARESFLAMGVPEALAEGLLAASDRIHGMYAHFQPDDLLVGERGPLPGGGGWEWILTPGHSPGHVVLHHPERRILVAGDHVLPRISPNIGADLYAEDPLSDYLASLRGLRELPVEVVLPSHGPLFADLGGRIEEILAHHEGRNRQLLELLDAPRTAYGVTAALFGDLPADNFIHALREVRAHLVHLASTGRAERIPGAPERWRALPGA; from the coding sequence GTGAGCGGCGCCGTCCTCGAGGCGGCCCCCGGGATCCACCGCATCTCCGTACCGCTCCCCTTCCCGCCGCACGAGGTCGCGGCGTGGCTGATCGAGGGCGAGGACGGGCACACGCTGGTGGACACGGGGATGGACACCCCCACCGCCCGCGCCGCCCTCCGCGGCGGCGCCGAGCGGCTGGGGGTGGGGCCGGGAGACCTGGCGCACGTGCTTCTGACGCACGTGCACATCGACCACTACGGCCTCGCTGGGCCGGTCCGCGCCTGGTCCGGCGCCCGGGTGGCGATCCACGAGCGCGAGGAGGCGCTCGCCCGCCGCTTCGTGGACGACTGGCCGGAGGACCGGAAGGGCGCGCGGGAGTCGTTCCTGGCGATGGGGGTGCCGGAGGCGCTGGCGGAGGGGCTGCTCGCCGCATCCGATCGGATCCACGGGATGTACGCCCACTTCCAGCCGGACGACCTCCTGGTGGGGGAGCGCGGGCCGCTCCCGGGCGGCGGCGGGTGGGAGTGGATCCTCACCCCGGGGCACTCCCCCGGCCACGTGGTGCTCCATCACCCGGAACGGCGCATCCTGGTGGCGGGGGACCACGTCCTCCCCCGCATCTCCCCGAACATCGGGGCGGACCTGTACGCCGAGGACCCGCTCTCCGACTACCTCGCCTCGCTCCGCGGCCTCCGGGAGCTCCCCGTCGAGGTGGTCCTCCCCTCGCACGGGCCGCTCTTCGCCGACCTGGGCGGCCGCATCGAGGAAATCCTGGCGCACCACGAGGGGCGCAACCGGCAGCTCCTGGAACTGCTGGACGCCCCCCGGACCGCGTACGGGGTCACCGCCGCGCTCTTCGGCGACCTCCCCGCCGACAACTTCATCCACGCGCTCCGCGAGGTCCGGGCGCACCTGGTGCACCTGGCGTCCACCGGCCGCGCAGAGCGCATCCCGGGCGCGCCGGAGCGGTGGCGCGCCCTCCCGGGCGCCTGA